From a region of the Cherax quadricarinatus isolate ZL_2023a chromosome 32, ASM3850222v1, whole genome shotgun sequence genome:
- the AP-2mu gene encoding AP-2 complex subunit mu isoform X3: MLGGLFIYNHKGEVLISRVYRDDIGRNAVDAFRVNVIHARQQVRSPVTNIARTSFFHIKRANIWVAAVTKQNVNASQVFEFLLKMLEVMSSYFGKISEENVKNNFVLIYELLDEILDFGYPQNTDTGVLKTFITQQGIKTASKEEQSQITSQVTGQIGWRREGIKYRRNELFLDVIEYVNLLMSPQGQVLSAHVAGKVVMKSYLSGMPECKFGINDKIVMDAKRDVAGSSDESQRSGKTSIAIDDCQFHQCVKLSKFETEHSISFVPPDGEFELMRYRTTKDISLPFRVIPLVREVGRTKMEVKVVIKSNFKPSLLAQKIEVRIPTPLNTSGVQLICMKGKAKYKASENAIVWKIKRMGGMKESQISAEIELLQTDTKKKWTRPPISMNFEVPFAPSGFKVRYLKVFESKLNYSDHDVIKWVRYIGRSGLYETRC; this comes from the exons ATGTTGGGTGGTTTGTTTATATATAACCATAAGGGGGAGGTGCTTATATCTCGAGTGTACCGGGATGACATTGGACGTAATGCGGTGGATGCATTCAGGGTGAACGTGATCCATGCTCGGCAGCAAGTGCGCTCCCCTGTCACGAACATTGCACGCACCAGTTTCTTCCACATAAAG CGTGCCAACATCTGGGTTGCTGCAGTAACCAAACAAAATGTTAATGCCTCGCAGGTGTTCGAGTTCCTCCTTAAAATGCTGGAG GTGATGAGTAGCTACTTTGGCAAGATATCTGAAGAGAATGTAAAAAACAACTTTGTACTTATCTATGAATTGCTAGATG AGATTCTGGACTTTGGGTATCCTCAGAACACAGACACAGGAGTTCTCAAGACATTCATTACTCAGCAGGGTATTAAGACAGCAAGCAAGGAGGAGCAGTCACAGATCACCTCTCAG GTCACTGGACAGATTGGGTGGCGGAGAGAAGGCATCAAATACAGACGCAATGAACTGTTCCTTGATGTTATTGAATATGTCAATTTGCTGATGTCTCCTCAag GTCAGGTGTTGTCTGCCCATGTGGCAGGCAAGGTGGTGATGAAAAGTTATCTCTCTGGGATGCCTGAGTGCAAGTTTGGCATCAATGACAAAATTGTTATGGATGCGAAGAGA GATGTGGCAGGTTCATCAGACGAGTCTCAAAGGTCTGGGAAGACCAGCATTGCCATTGATGACTGTCAATTCCACCAGTGTGTGAAGCTCTCCAAGTTTGAGACTGAACACTCTATTTCATTTGTTCCTCCAGACGGTGAATTTGAGCTTATGAG GTACCGTACAACAAAGGACATTTCCCTGCCATTCCGAGTGATTCCACTAGTACGTGAGGTTGGACGCACAAAAATGGAAGTGAAAGTTGTCATAAAGAGCAATTTTAAGCCCTCACTCTTAGCACAGAAGattgag GTGCGGATCCCTACTCCACTTAATACGTCGGGGGTTCAGCTTATATGCATGAAGGGGAAGGCCAAATACAAAGCCTCAGAAAATGCTATTGTGTGGAA GATAAAGCGAATGGGTGGTATGAAAGAATCTCAAATCTCTGCTGAAATAGAATTGCTGCAAACAGACACAAAGAAGAAGTGGACCAGGCCTCCAATCTCAATGAACTTTGAG GTGCCGTTTGCTCCATCTGGCTTCAAGGTTCGCTACCTGAAAGTATTCGAGTCGAAGCTTAACTACTCTGACCATGACGTAATCAAATGGGTTCGTTACATCGGCCGTTCGGGACTCTACGAGACCAGATGCTAA
- the AP-2mu gene encoding AP-2 complex subunit mu isoform X1, which produces MEFYMCVYTSCAVCQTSSKMLGGLFIYNHKGEVLISRVYRDDIGRNAVDAFRVNVIHARQQVRSPVTNIARTSFFHIKRANIWVAAVTKQNVNASQVFEFLLKMLEVMSSYFGKISEENVKNNFVLIYELLDEILDFGYPQNTDTGVLKTFITQQGIKTASKEEQSQITSQVTGQIGWRREGIKYRRNELFLDVIEYVNLLMSPQGQVLSAHVAGKVVMKSYLSGMPECKFGINDKIVMDAKRDVAGSSDESQRSGKTSIAIDDCQFHQCVKLSKFETEHSISFVPPDGEFELMRYRTTKDISLPFRVIPLVREVGRTKMEVKVVIKSNFKPSLLAQKIEVRIPTPLNTSGVQLICMKGKAKYKASENAIVWKIKRMGGMKESQISAEIELLQTDTKKKWTRPPISMNFEVPFAPSGFKVRYLKVFESKLNYSDHDVIKWVRYIGRSGLYETRC; this is translated from the exons ATGGAGTTTTATATGTGTGTTTACACCTCTTGTGCCGTCTGTCAAAC GTCATCCAAGATGTTGGGTGGTTTGTTTATATATAACCATAAGGGGGAGGTGCTTATATCTCGAGTGTACCGGGATGACATTGGACGTAATGCGGTGGATGCATTCAGGGTGAACGTGATCCATGCTCGGCAGCAAGTGCGCTCCCCTGTCACGAACATTGCACGCACCAGTTTCTTCCACATAAAG CGTGCCAACATCTGGGTTGCTGCAGTAACCAAACAAAATGTTAATGCCTCGCAGGTGTTCGAGTTCCTCCTTAAAATGCTGGAG GTGATGAGTAGCTACTTTGGCAAGATATCTGAAGAGAATGTAAAAAACAACTTTGTACTTATCTATGAATTGCTAGATG AGATTCTGGACTTTGGGTATCCTCAGAACACAGACACAGGAGTTCTCAAGACATTCATTACTCAGCAGGGTATTAAGACAGCAAGCAAGGAGGAGCAGTCACAGATCACCTCTCAG GTCACTGGACAGATTGGGTGGCGGAGAGAAGGCATCAAATACAGACGCAATGAACTGTTCCTTGATGTTATTGAATATGTCAATTTGCTGATGTCTCCTCAag GTCAGGTGTTGTCTGCCCATGTGGCAGGCAAGGTGGTGATGAAAAGTTATCTCTCTGGGATGCCTGAGTGCAAGTTTGGCATCAATGACAAAATTGTTATGGATGCGAAGAGA GATGTGGCAGGTTCATCAGACGAGTCTCAAAGGTCTGGGAAGACCAGCATTGCCATTGATGACTGTCAATTCCACCAGTGTGTGAAGCTCTCCAAGTTTGAGACTGAACACTCTATTTCATTTGTTCCTCCAGACGGTGAATTTGAGCTTATGAG GTACCGTACAACAAAGGACATTTCCCTGCCATTCCGAGTGATTCCACTAGTACGTGAGGTTGGACGCACAAAAATGGAAGTGAAAGTTGTCATAAAGAGCAATTTTAAGCCCTCACTCTTAGCACAGAAGattgag GTGCGGATCCCTACTCCACTTAATACGTCGGGGGTTCAGCTTATATGCATGAAGGGGAAGGCCAAATACAAAGCCTCAGAAAATGCTATTGTGTGGAA GATAAAGCGAATGGGTGGTATGAAAGAATCTCAAATCTCTGCTGAAATAGAATTGCTGCAAACAGACACAAAGAAGAAGTGGACCAGGCCTCCAATCTCAATGAACTTTGAG GTGCCGTTTGCTCCATCTGGCTTCAAGGTTCGCTACCTGAAAGTATTCGAGTCGAAGCTTAACTACTCTGACCATGACGTAATCAAATGGGTTCGTTACATCGGCCGTTCGGGACTCTACGAGACCAGATGCTAA
- the AP-2mu gene encoding AP-2 complex subunit mu isoform X2, translating into MEFYMCVYTSCAVCQTSSKMLGGLFIYNHKGEVLISRVYRDDIGRNAVDAFRVNVIHARQQVRSPVTNIARTSFFHIKRANIWVAAVTKQNVNASQVFEFLLKMLEVMSSYFGKISEENVKNNFVLIYELLDEILDFGYPQNTDTGVLKTFITQQGIKTASKEEQSQITSQVTGQIGWRREGIKYRRNELFLDVIEYVNLLMSPQGQVLSAHVAGKVVMKSYLSGMPECKFGINDKIVMDAKRGSSDESQRSGKTSIAIDDCQFHQCVKLSKFETEHSISFVPPDGEFELMRYRTTKDISLPFRVIPLVREVGRTKMEVKVVIKSNFKPSLLAQKIEVRIPTPLNTSGVQLICMKGKAKYKASENAIVWKIKRMGGMKESQISAEIELLQTDTKKKWTRPPISMNFEVPFAPSGFKVRYLKVFESKLNYSDHDVIKWVRYIGRSGLYETRC; encoded by the exons ATGGAGTTTTATATGTGTGTTTACACCTCTTGTGCCGTCTGTCAAAC GTCATCCAAGATGTTGGGTGGTTTGTTTATATATAACCATAAGGGGGAGGTGCTTATATCTCGAGTGTACCGGGATGACATTGGACGTAATGCGGTGGATGCATTCAGGGTGAACGTGATCCATGCTCGGCAGCAAGTGCGCTCCCCTGTCACGAACATTGCACGCACCAGTTTCTTCCACATAAAG CGTGCCAACATCTGGGTTGCTGCAGTAACCAAACAAAATGTTAATGCCTCGCAGGTGTTCGAGTTCCTCCTTAAAATGCTGGAG GTGATGAGTAGCTACTTTGGCAAGATATCTGAAGAGAATGTAAAAAACAACTTTGTACTTATCTATGAATTGCTAGATG AGATTCTGGACTTTGGGTATCCTCAGAACACAGACACAGGAGTTCTCAAGACATTCATTACTCAGCAGGGTATTAAGACAGCAAGCAAGGAGGAGCAGTCACAGATCACCTCTCAG GTCACTGGACAGATTGGGTGGCGGAGAGAAGGCATCAAATACAGACGCAATGAACTGTTCCTTGATGTTATTGAATATGTCAATTTGCTGATGTCTCCTCAag GTCAGGTGTTGTCTGCCCATGTGGCAGGCAAGGTGGTGATGAAAAGTTATCTCTCTGGGATGCCTGAGTGCAAGTTTGGCATCAATGACAAAATTGTTATGGATGCGAAGAGAG GTTCATCAGACGAGTCTCAAAGGTCTGGGAAGACCAGCATTGCCATTGATGACTGTCAATTCCACCAGTGTGTGAAGCTCTCCAAGTTTGAGACTGAACACTCTATTTCATTTGTTCCTCCAGACGGTGAATTTGAGCTTATGAG GTACCGTACAACAAAGGACATTTCCCTGCCATTCCGAGTGATTCCACTAGTACGTGAGGTTGGACGCACAAAAATGGAAGTGAAAGTTGTCATAAAGAGCAATTTTAAGCCCTCACTCTTAGCACAGAAGattgag GTGCGGATCCCTACTCCACTTAATACGTCGGGGGTTCAGCTTATATGCATGAAGGGGAAGGCCAAATACAAAGCCTCAGAAAATGCTATTGTGTGGAA GATAAAGCGAATGGGTGGTATGAAAGAATCTCAAATCTCTGCTGAAATAGAATTGCTGCAAACAGACACAAAGAAGAAGTGGACCAGGCCTCCAATCTCAATGAACTTTGAG GTGCCGTTTGCTCCATCTGGCTTCAAGGTTCGCTACCTGAAAGTATTCGAGTCGAAGCTTAACTACTCTGACCATGACGTAATCAAATGGGTTCGTTACATCGGCCGTTCGGGACTCTACGAGACCAGATGCTAA
- the AP-2mu gene encoding AP-2 complex subunit mu isoform X4 → MLGGLFIYNHKGEVLISRVYRDDIGRNAVDAFRVNVIHARQQVRSPVTNIARTSFFHIKRANIWVAAVTKQNVNASQVFEFLLKMLEVMSSYFGKISEENVKNNFVLIYELLDEILDFGYPQNTDTGVLKTFITQQGIKTASKEEQSQITSQVTGQIGWRREGIKYRRNELFLDVIEYVNLLMSPQGQVLSAHVAGKVVMKSYLSGMPECKFGINDKIVMDAKRGSSDESQRSGKTSIAIDDCQFHQCVKLSKFETEHSISFVPPDGEFELMRYRTTKDISLPFRVIPLVREVGRTKMEVKVVIKSNFKPSLLAQKIEVRIPTPLNTSGVQLICMKGKAKYKASENAIVWKIKRMGGMKESQISAEIELLQTDTKKKWTRPPISMNFEVPFAPSGFKVRYLKVFESKLNYSDHDVIKWVRYIGRSGLYETRC, encoded by the exons ATGTTGGGTGGTTTGTTTATATATAACCATAAGGGGGAGGTGCTTATATCTCGAGTGTACCGGGATGACATTGGACGTAATGCGGTGGATGCATTCAGGGTGAACGTGATCCATGCTCGGCAGCAAGTGCGCTCCCCTGTCACGAACATTGCACGCACCAGTTTCTTCCACATAAAG CGTGCCAACATCTGGGTTGCTGCAGTAACCAAACAAAATGTTAATGCCTCGCAGGTGTTCGAGTTCCTCCTTAAAATGCTGGAG GTGATGAGTAGCTACTTTGGCAAGATATCTGAAGAGAATGTAAAAAACAACTTTGTACTTATCTATGAATTGCTAGATG AGATTCTGGACTTTGGGTATCCTCAGAACACAGACACAGGAGTTCTCAAGACATTCATTACTCAGCAGGGTATTAAGACAGCAAGCAAGGAGGAGCAGTCACAGATCACCTCTCAG GTCACTGGACAGATTGGGTGGCGGAGAGAAGGCATCAAATACAGACGCAATGAACTGTTCCTTGATGTTATTGAATATGTCAATTTGCTGATGTCTCCTCAag GTCAGGTGTTGTCTGCCCATGTGGCAGGCAAGGTGGTGATGAAAAGTTATCTCTCTGGGATGCCTGAGTGCAAGTTTGGCATCAATGACAAAATTGTTATGGATGCGAAGAGAG GTTCATCAGACGAGTCTCAAAGGTCTGGGAAGACCAGCATTGCCATTGATGACTGTCAATTCCACCAGTGTGTGAAGCTCTCCAAGTTTGAGACTGAACACTCTATTTCATTTGTTCCTCCAGACGGTGAATTTGAGCTTATGAG GTACCGTACAACAAAGGACATTTCCCTGCCATTCCGAGTGATTCCACTAGTACGTGAGGTTGGACGCACAAAAATGGAAGTGAAAGTTGTCATAAAGAGCAATTTTAAGCCCTCACTCTTAGCACAGAAGattgag GTGCGGATCCCTACTCCACTTAATACGTCGGGGGTTCAGCTTATATGCATGAAGGGGAAGGCCAAATACAAAGCCTCAGAAAATGCTATTGTGTGGAA GATAAAGCGAATGGGTGGTATGAAAGAATCTCAAATCTCTGCTGAAATAGAATTGCTGCAAACAGACACAAAGAAGAAGTGGACCAGGCCTCCAATCTCAATGAACTTTGAG GTGCCGTTTGCTCCATCTGGCTTCAAGGTTCGCTACCTGAAAGTATTCGAGTCGAAGCTTAACTACTCTGACCATGACGTAATCAAATGGGTTCGTTACATCGGCCGTTCGGGACTCTACGAGACCAGATGCTAA